The Bacteroidota bacterium genome includes the window CAACTTGTATTTCTGTTTCTAGTTGAGTGCCGGCTTTTGGAAAAAAATGAATCTGTAAATTCTTTACTGCACCAATAAAACCTAGTGGTACTTTTTCATTTTTAGAGTGAAAAGTATAGCCCGCTCTAAGAGCACACGATTGAGCAATGTTTTCAACCAGACCCGGTTCCTTAAATACTCCATCTTCACAAAAAATATTTGTTTCTTCAATATAGAAGCTACTTCTAGCGCTTAATGTTTCTTCGTTGCTGCTAAGTAAATTGTCCACCATTATCATGGGGGCTCGTTGAGGAATATACTCTGTTAATTTTTCTTTACTTACCAGCATCTTGTGTGAGTCTTAAGAGTAAATTTACTTTTTTTCAACAGGAGTCCAAAAATCATAATAATTAAACCACTGTTCAGGATATTTTAATACCATTTTTTCGAGCTCGATAGCATATTCCGCCACCATAGTATTCACCCCATTTTCGCATTTTTTTTGTGGTGTTGAATATAAATGATAATGCGTACTTCGCTCTTTCATAGCATATACAAAAGCATAAGGAACATCAAATTTCGAAGCCATGTAAAATGGACCTGAAGGGAAAAATGCTTTTCTTCCAAAAAAATCAGTAGGTATCACCTTTGCACCGGGAACAAAGCGATCGCCATGTATGCAAATTAGTTCTTTGTTTTTTAGCGCTTCACTTATTTCAAAAATATGCGACATGTCAGAACGCATTACTATTACATTTACATACTTTTTGCCGGTTACACTACTCATGTATTTTTTAAGATTTTCGTGTTCCGCTTCATACATAACTACATTTACTTTGCAATTCAAACGTTGAAGCATGTGGCCCGCAATTTCCCAATTTCCTATGTGTGCACTAATCAGCATGCCACCGGTTTTATTTTCAACCATGGCCCGTAAATGCTCTTCTCCATCAAAATCAAATGTATATTGTTTTACAATACCGGCCATCATTGCCACTTTATCAATCAAAGTTTGACCAAACAAGTAGTAATTTTTAAAGATTTTAAAAAATGCTTTGATGCGGGAATAATGGAGAACTTTTCTAAAAAACTGATAGATTGAACGGGTTGATGTAGGAGAAAAAAACACGAAATAGGCAGCCACAAAGTGCAGCACAAAAAAGGCAACCCTTAACCGAAAACGCTTAATGATGAATACGAAAATTTTATGCCCCAGTACCCCGCCGCGCGTTTTTCCACTCCACAATTTTTTCATCAGAATTCACTGAGTTGTTGAAAGGGTTACGGTAATAAACAGTTACAATTCTGTAGCTGCATCTTACCAGGAATACAAGTTATACCTTCTCGGTAACTCGTTTTAAAGCGTATGAATAAAAGTCTTGAAAGGTTACTATACCCATGAAATCTTCGGGTTTTACTTTAAATCCAAAATTGCTTTCAATAACTACCACTAAATCTACATAGTCTAAACTGTCTAAGCCAAGAGTGTCTTTCAAAACTGCATCCGGCGATATTGCAGCACGGTCTACTTCAAACTCTTCTACTAACAGGTCATTTACTTTTTCAATTAATTCTGCCTCAGTCATTTTTGTGGTATTTATTTTTTAATTTTTTTTACTATAAGCGATGAGTTGGTACCTCCAAACCCAAAAGAATTCGACAAAAATACATCAATATTTTTATCTACTGTTTTTGTGGCTAAATTTAGCTTTGCTGAATCATCATCTGGTGATTCAAAATTAATATTTGGTGCGATAAACGAATTTTGCAACATCAGCATCGAATATACAATTTCACTGGCTCCGGCCATCCAACATTCATGTCCGGTCATTGATTTAGTGCTGCTTACAGGAGTTTTTACATCGCTAAATAATTTATCAATCGCACGTGCTTCAAATCCATCTCCAACAGGTGTACTGGTGGCATGAGCATTAATATAATCGATTTCAGCATTTGTCAATCCGGCATCACGCATAGCCATTTCCATTGATTTTACTAAGCCATCCACACTAGGCTGTGAAATATGACTACCATTCGATGAGAATCCATACCCCACCAATTCAGCTAAAATAGGGGCTCCTCGTTTTATAGCCGATTCGTAACTTTCTAAAATAACGGTAGCTGCACCACCACTGGGAACAAGTCCATCGCGGTTTTTATCAAAAGGCTTTGAAGCTGTGATTGGATTGCTCTCTTTGGTTGAAAATGCACTCAGCGCATCAAAACTTCCCATCGAATACATATTTAACTCTTGCGCACCTCCACAGATTACCTGCTGTTGTAAACCGTGCTTAATTAAAAAATAGCCCATTCCAATCGAGTGTGAACCACTTGCACAAGCACCACTTATGGTAAAATTAATTCCTTTCAATTTAAAAATAGTCGATAAATTCATCGTAACCGTTGAATTCATACTTTGAAATACCGAACCAGAACCCAATAACATGGTATCGCGTTTTGCACGTAACGTATCCGTTGCTTCAATTACCGGCTTTGCTGAACTATCGTTTCCGTATAAAATCCCTACATCATTGGCTTCCAAAAAGTCCATGTCAATTCGGGCATTGGCCAATGCTTCTTGGGTTGCTAAAAAAGCATATTCGCCCTGCTCCGGTAAGCCCACACGTAATCTGCGATCGAGTTGTCCTTTCAAAATGGGTTTTTCAATTACACCGGTAAGGCCCGAACGAAACCCAAATTCTTTACGTTCCTGGTCAAAGCCAATACCCGATTTTCCGGTATACAACGAGTTTCTTACTTCTTCCAGATTTTTACCTATGGTGGAATACACTCCCAATCCGGTTATTACTACTCTGTTTATCATTTATGCAATGTACTTTCGAAAGTTAAAATAAAACAAAATCTTTTAGGTATACAAACCTCCGTTTATTGAAATTACCTCTCCTGTGATGTAGGATGCCTTTGATGAAGCTAAGAAATTAACTACTTCTGCAACCTCTTCAACCTCTCCAAAACGATTCATAGGAATCAATGCCTTAAAATCTTTTTCATTTAAGTCGGTAGTCATGTCGGTTTTAATAAAACCCGGAGCAACCGCATTTACTGTAATGTTTCGGCGACCAACTTCCTGAGCCAAAGCTTTTGTTGCTCCTATCAAACCAGCTTTTGCTGCCGAGTAATTCGTTTGACCCGGCATTCCTTTTATTCCCGACAAGGATACAACATTAATGATGCGACCATATTTTTTCATTAACATGCTTTTTATTATTAAGCGTGTTACGTAAAAAAAGCCATCCAAAGTAGGATTCAATACATTGTGCCATTCTTCGGCTTTCATCCACATTAACAAAACATCCTGACGTATACCTGCATTGTTTACTAATACTTCAATTGGTTTATCTGCATTGGCTTCAATCCAGTCGCCCAATACTTTTTCAATTTCGGCACCGTTCCCAACATCAAATTTTAAGATTTCTCCATCACTTCCTTTTTCACGCACAAGGGCCAATGTTTTCTCAGCTTCTGCTATGTTCGATTTGTAATTTATAAGAAGGGTATACCCACTTTCAGCAAGCGAAAGACATATTGCCCTTCCGATGCCTCTTGAACCTCCGGTAACCAGTGCGTATTTCATCGTTTAGTTAGTTTAATAATGGTAAGGTATTCGATTGCAAATAGTTTTTAACCAATTCAATTTCTTTATACTTAATTGCATCTTTGGTAAACTTTGGAACCAGTGTTCGCAACGATTTATAAAGTTTGCGCGATTTTGAACTTAATTTAGATTCAAACTTTAAGTAATCAATTGCTTGCAAAATGGTGATGTATTCGATGGCTATAACTTGAAAAGCATTCTCAATAACACGCTGTGTAAGCAAGGCTGAATTGGTTCCCATACTTACAATGTCCTGATTGTCGTTATTGTTTGGAATACTGTGCACATACATCGGAAACGATAAAGTTTGATTTTCGGCAACAGTACTTGTAGCAGTAAATTGTGCTCCTTGCATGCCCAGGTTTAATCCCAGTTTACCTAAATTTACAAAAGGAGGCAGCTTTTGATTTAATTTATCATTCAATAAAAAATTCAACTGACGCTCACACAACATCGACAACTTGGTAACCACAATTTTTAATTTATCCATTTCCAGTGAAACATAATCTCCATGGAAATTTCCACCGTGAAAAACATTGTTGTTTTCCTTGTCAATAATTGGATTATCGTTAACTGAATTAATTTCGGAAGCTAGTATTTGCTTTGTACGCTGAATAGTATCGAGTACCGGACCTAAAATTTGCGGAACACATCTTAAGCTGTAATATTCCTGTACCTTTTCGTGTAAATATTCTGCTTCAATTTTTTTATGATACAAATGCTCCGGACGCTTTTTGATGAGCTTACTATCGGTTAAAATTGCGCGCATGGCAGCTGCTATTGAATTTTGACCATTGTGCAATTTTACATGATTTAATTCGTGAGAAAAATGATCGTCAAATGTTTCAACTATTTCGCTAATCATGCTCGATGCCATAATGGACCAACGCAGTAAATTTTGAGCATCAATCGCATTTATCATTCCAATGCCGGTCATTGCAGACGTTCCATTTATGAGTGCTAAACCTTCACGGGTATGAATAGTAATTGGTTTTAATTTCTCGGCTTTAAATGCCGCCGAGGTCGCTACCCATTTACCTTTGTAATGAACTTCCCCTTCACCAATTAAAACTAAGGCCAAATGCGCCAATTGCACCAAATCTCCACTTGCTCCAACCCCTCCATGTTCAAAAATTAAAGGATAAATGTTTCGATTAATCAACTCCTTCAGCAATATAATCACTTCTTCATGAATTCCTGAAAAGCCTTTCGATAATGTATTTAATCGTGCAAGCATAGTTGCTTTCACCTGCATGTTCGAGAGCGGTTTCCCTGCTCCGGCACTGTGACTTCGAATTAAATTATACTGTAATTCCTGTTGGTCTTTTTCACTTACTTTGTATTGTACCATTGGACCAAAGCCCGTATTAATACCGTAAATTACTTTCCCTTTGGAAAAATCCTTCAAAAATTTAAAACTCTCTTTTACCTTGTTAAGTGCAACTTTTGAAATAGCGATGGGTTCATTTCCATGCAAAATTTCAATCACTTCATTAATGGTTAAATCTTTTTCCCCTAGTTGTATCATTCAGTACAGTTGTTCCTATTTTCTATAGAATCTATTATCTTTCTTTTAGCTTTTATCAAAAGGGTGCAAAACTAAGGCTTTTCAACCTTTTAACAAATAAATCCTTCATTTGTTCGGTTCAATTTTTTTTCAGCTCTAAGCTTGCTAAAATGCCCATGCACGATGCCTTGCATGTGCTGATATTGTTGAATTATCATGGCTAGCAAAGAGGCAATGTCCATGTATAAATATTTTGCTTTCTTTGCTTTGAAATCCTACAACCTGTGAAAATAACATTTTTAGGAACCGGAACCTCTCAAGGTGTGCCGCTAATTGCTTGTACTTGCGAAGTTTGCACTTCGGAAGATAGCCGTGATAAGCGCTTGCGTACTTCCATTTTGCTAGAATTTAATGACATTGCGATTGTTGTAGACACAGGCCCTGATTTCCGACAACAAATGTTACGTGAAAAAGTAAAACGGCTGGATGCTGTATTATTTACACACGAACACAAAGACCATATTGCCGGCTTAGACGACATACGGGCATTTAATTTTATTTTAAAACGAAAAATTGATGTGTATGCCAGCGATCGTGTTCAGGATGCTATTCGACGCGAGTTTGCTTACATATTTTCGGATACCAAATATCCCGGAATTCCCGAAATTGAATTGCATACCATTCAAAACAAACCCTTCGAAATACAAGGTATACCGATAATTCCAATCGAAGTTTTACATTATAAACTAAGTGTATTTGCATTTCGATTTGGAGATTTTGTTTACATTACTGACGCAAACGCTATCTCACAGCAAGAAAAGAAAAAAATAATGGGCTGCAAAATTTTAGTCATTAATGCACTCCGACGACAAGCACATGTTTCGCACTTTACCCTACAAGAAGCACTTGATTTAATTGCTGAATTGAAACCTGAAAAAGCCTATCTTACTCATATTAGCCATCAATTAGGAAAGCACAGTAATATCGAAAAGGAATTACCTAGTGGCGTTTTTCAGGCCTATGATGGCTTGCAAATTCAACTTTAAAACACAAAATTAGCTGCGTTATGGAGGATTAGCTTTTGCTAATGGGTGGTAATTTGGGACCTCTTTTGAAGATTATCAATCCATTCAAAAATTTACGCAGTATTTGATCTCCTAATGGTTTGTAATTCGGATGATCTTCATTCCTAAAAAATGCACTAAGTTCGGTTTTTGTGACTTTAAAATCAGCATGCCTTAATATTTCAATAATATCGTCATCCCGCAACTGCAAAGCAATCCTTAGTTTTTTTAGAATATCGTTATTACTCATCATAGCTCCTAACTTTTTTTTGCGAAGGTATTAATAATCCAAATACTAAACGCTAGCTCGCTAATCAACCGATTGGCGATTTTACTTAGTCTTTTGTTGATGTTCGTGTAGTTTTTACAGATATGATTATTATCAGCAATATCCTTGACCACTATCATATTCTTTGCAAACCATCGAAGGTATTTTTGTGCTGTATTAATAATTAAACTTCATTACAATGATCGAGAATCTAGGAAATACCGACAAAATAGTTCGAATTTTTATTGGTTTAGCAATTGTGCTAATGGGCGTTGAATACGAAAGTTGGTGGGGATTACTGGGATTTATTTTCCCAATCACAGCAGTTATTAATTGGTGCCCTATTTACGCCTTTTTTGGAATTAAAACCTCAAAAGACAAAGGACGAAGATTAATCTAATAAAAGTAAAAAGGCACTTTGTTTCAAGATGAATGGGGTGGTTAGGTTCTCTTGAAACGGGTGCCTTTATTTTATATGGAAAAAGTAACCTATAAAGTTGATCATACTTGTTACCATTGTGGCGAAAGCTGCAACAATTCAACAATTCGGGATAGCGAAAAATATTTTTGTTGTTCAGGATGCAAAATGGTGTACGATATTTTAAATCAAAATAATCTATGCACCTATTATGATATTTCTGAAAACCCCGGTATTACTCAAAAAGATGAAGTACGAAAAAATAAATTTTCTTTTCTTGAGGATGCTCAGGTACAAGCTAAATTAATTCAATTTACCGACGGCACAAACACACGTGTACTTTTTTACTTGCCCCAAATGCATTGCAGTTCCTGCATTTGGCTACTCGAAAATTTACACAAAATTAATGCGGGCATTAAAAGCTCTATTGTTGATTTTCCAAAGCGAGAAATAACCATTGACTTTAATTCAAAAGAATGCACTCTAAAAGAAGTAGCTGAATTGCTTACGGCGATTGGATATGAGCCTCACATCAACTTAAGCGATTTAAATGAGAAAGAAGTTAAATATACTAACCGATCCCGAATTTTTAAATTAGGTATTGCGGGCTTTTGCTTCGGGAATATTATGATGTTGAGTTTTCCCGAATATTTTTCATCGGGAATTTATGATGAAAGAGGCTTTCGTGATTTATTTTCCTACCTCATTCTTGGACTCTCCCTCCCTGTGTTTTTTTACAGTGCTTCCGAATTCTACATCAGTGCTTGGAAGGGACTAAAACACCGATTTTTAAACATCGATACACCAATTGTACTTGCCATTGTTATCACCTTCGTAAGAAGCGTAGTTGAAATTATCAACGGTACCGGAAGTGGTTACCTCGATTCCATGTCGGGCATTGTATTTTTTATGTTGGCTGGTCGCATTTTTCAAGACAGAGTGCAAAGTTCAATTGCTTTCGACAGAGATTATAAATCCTATTTTCCTATAGCCGTTGCAGTTAAAAACGGAGATAAAGAAGAAAGTATTCCGGTGTCAAAACTTAAAGTTGGTGATCGATTGGTTATTCGACACAACGAACTTATTCCGGCCGATTCCATTTTGTTTTATGGGAAAGCTAGCATCGATTACAGTTTCGTAACCGGCGAATCACTTCCAGTTCCAAAAGGTATTGGTGAAATTATTTATGCTGGTGGAAAGCAAATGGGAACTGCGATAGAAATGGAAGTTGTAAAAGAAGTTTCACAAAGCTATCTTACTCAATTGTGGAACAATGAAGCTTTTCATAACGATAACGAAAAGCAACATTCTTTTATCCATCAATTAAGCAAAAGCTTTACACTTATTTTATTTTCAATAGCTGCAATCGCTTCAATTTATTGGTGGATATATGATCCTTCCAAAATAATAAATTCACTAACAGCTATTCTTATTGTTGCCTGCCCATGTTCACTTTTATTATCGGCAACATTTACCAATGGAAATATTATTCGCATTTTCAATAAGAACAAGTTTTACATTAAAAATGCCACAGTAATAGAAGCGCTTGCAAATGCTACTACTATAGTGTTTGATAAAACAGGAACTATAACAAAAAGTGAAAGTAGTGCCTTGCATTACGAAGGCATAGAATTATCTGACTTTCAGAAACAAATAACTCGATCCTTAGCTGCTCAATCAACACATCCATTAAGTAAGGCAGTTTTTAATGAGTTGTCGCAATTCCCATTGTTAACCTGTACTCATTTTTCAGAAAGTACCGGACAAGGAATTCAAGCATTTGTTGCTGGTAGTGAGGTAAAGATGGGCTCTTATTTTTTTATTCACGGTCTATACAAATCCGATGATACGGCAAGTAAAGTATACATCCAGGTGGATGGTAAAAATATGGGCTGCTTTGTTCTAAAAAATAAATACAGGGAAGGTCTTTCTGATTTAATTGCCAACCTGCGTAAAAAATACAGTATCGCTTTGTTGTCTGGTGATAATGATGCAGAAAAAAAATACCTACAGAACTTGCTTGGAAATGATGCTGAAATTTTGTTTTACCAAACTCCACAAGATAAATTAAACTACATCGCACTCCTTCAAAAAAAGGGTAAAAAAGTAATCATGATTGGAGATGGTTTAAATGATGCAGGTGCTTTACGAATAAGTAATGCTGGCATTGCGGTGAACGACAATTCCAATAATTTTTCTCCTGCTTGCGATGCTGTTTTGAATGGTGCCGAATTTAGTAAGTTGGCGAATCTCATTAGTTACGCTAAAGAAGGTAAAAGTATAATAATAGGAAGTTTTGTGCTTTCAATTCTTTACAATTTTGTTGGAATAAGCTTTGCCGCACAAGGTAATCTGTCGCCACTGATTGCCGCTATTTTAATGCCGGCAAGTTCAATCAGCATATTAATTTTTACGGTTGGATTAAGTGCGCTGTTTGCCAAAATTCGGGGCTTATCCTAAACTTTTTTTGAGTATGATTTTAATCATAAGCAACCTTGATGTGCATCATTTATTTGAGCTGTAGTGAAATTTACTTTTGAAATCAAATTTAAACAATGAGTGTCTTGGTTCTTTTAATTGGTGTAAGTTTAATAGTAGCGCTCGGCTTCCTTTTCGGCTTTATATGGTCGGTAAAAAATGGCCAATTTGATGATGATTATACTCCTTCAGTGCGCATGTTATTTGACGAAGAAACAAAAGCATCTAGTGGATTGAAAATAAAACAGAGTAGTAGTTCAAAAACAATAAAAAAAGTAAAACAAGTATAGATTATGCAAATAGAAAAGTTTTCCTACGACAATAAGATTGTAAAAATGTTTGCCTACGCAACCATTCTTTGGGCATTGGTAGGTATGTTGGCTGGGCTATGGGTGGCCTTTGCCTTAGCATTTCCGGATTTAAATTTAGGGCTGCCTTATACGTCTTTTGGCAGACTTCGTCCATTACATACTAACGCGGTAATTTTTGCCTTTATAGGAAATGGAATTTTTATGGGAGTGTATTATTCACTTCAACGCCTATGTAAAGCGCGTATGTTTAGTGATGCACTCAGTAAGATTCATTTCTGGGGATGGCAATTAATAATTGTTTCGGCAGCGTTGACATTGCCATTTGGTATCACTACCGGAAAAGAATATGCCGAACTTGAATGGCCAATTGATATTGCCATTGCTCTTATTTGGGTGGTATTTGGTTGGAACATGTTTGGAACAATAATTAAGCGCCGTGAACGTCATTTATATGTTGCGATTTGGTTTTACATAGCCACCTTTGTTACTGTAGCCATGTTGCACATTGTTAATTCAATTGAGTTACCGGTATCTTTCTTAAAAAGCTATAGCTGGTACGCAGGAGTGCAGGATGCTCTGGTACAATGGTGGTACGGACACAATGCAGTGGCATTTTTCTTAACTACACCATATTTAGGATTAATGTATTACTTTATTCCTAAAGTGGCACAACGTCCTGTGTATTCGTACCGACTTTCAATCATACATTTCTGGGCACTTATATTTTTATACATCTGGGCTGGTCCGCATCACCTCTTGTACACTGCCTTACCCGATTGGGCGCAATCATTAGGTGTGGTGTTTTCGGTTATGCTTATCGCTCCTTCTTGGGGAGGTATGATTAATGGATTGCTAACCTTGCGCGGAGCTTGGGATAAAGTAAGAGAAGATGTAGTACTTAAGTTCATGGTAGTTGCAGTAACAGCTTATGGTATGGCTACCTTCGAAGGCCCTATGCTTTCATTAAAAAGTGTAAACGCTATTGCACACTTCACCGATTGGATTGTTGCACACGTGCATGTTGGAGCTTTAGGCTGGAACGGCTTTTTAACCTTCGGTGTATTGTATTGGTTAATTCCTAAAATGTTTCATACAGATTTATTTTCTAAAAAATTAGCAAACTGGCATTTTTGGATTGGAACACTTGGAATAGTTTTTTATGCTGTGCCAATGTACTGGGCAGGTTTCGAACAAAGTAAAATGTGGAAACAATTTACTCCCGAAGGTCAATTGCAATATCAATTTTTAGAAACGGTAACATACATGAAACCGTTTTATCTGATGCGTTCAATTGGTGGTACTTTATACCTTATTGGTGCGGTAATCATGACCTATAACTTAATTAAAACAATTAAGGCGGGATCATTTGTAGCCGATGAAGCAGCAGAAGCTCCAGCACTTGAGAAAGTACATTCAAAACACAGCAGTGAACACTGGCATAGAGTTATTGAGCGTAAACCTATTCAAATGCTCATAATTAGTTTGGTAGTGGTTGTAGTTGGAGGAGTAATTGAAATGGTTCCAACCTTTCTGGTACAATCCAATATTCCAACTATTGAAAGTGTAAAACCATACACTCCATTAGAATTGCAGGGTAGAGACATATATATTAAGGAAGGATGTTACACTTGTCACTCACAAATGGTACGTCCATTTAGATCTGAAACTGCTCGCTATGGCGAATATTCTAAAGCCGGCGAATTCGTTTACGATCATCCATTTCAATGGGGTTCAAAACGCACAGGTCCTGACTTAGCTCGACTTGGAGGAAAGTATCCCGATTCATGGCATTTTAATCACATGCTCGATCCTCGTTCCATGGCACAACAATCTATTATGCCAAGCTACGAATGGATGCTCGACAATGAGTTGGATACTTCTACAACTGCAGCAAAAATCAGAGCCATGATTACGCTTGGAGTGCCCTATCCAAAAGACTATGATAAAATTGCGAATGCGGATTTAATTAAACAAGAAAATGAAATTGTTGAAAATCTTAAGCGTGATAAAATTGAAACAATGCCTAATCGTGAAATTGTAGCAATGATTGCTTATTTGCAACGACTTGGTAAAGATATTAAAGCAAATCCTACTAGCCAATCTACTAACAAATGAAATTCATCAACTATCTTCAGTCAATAGCAGGAGTAAGCATTTTTCCAATGATCTCACTCTTTATATTCTTCATCTTTTTTATTCTACTCACGGTGGTAGTAGTTAAAATGAGCAAATCTGAAATTACTACACTCGAAAATATACCACTTGAGACTACTGAATCAAACACAACTTTATAACACAAGTTTATGAGAACTAATACCGGTATTAATCCAAAAAATTCAAGAATGAAAAAACTCCTGGGAGTGCTGGGAACACTATTCTTAGCAAACAGTTCAGTTATAGCGCAAACTGCTGCAGCAACCGAATCAACGGGTTCAAGCGTACTTTCAAATCCGTTATTTATTCTATTTGCCTTTATAATAGTTTTTTTACTTGTAATAATTATTGTGTTGTCTGATGTGGTAAAGGGCTCAGCAAAAATTATGATGGATAAAAAGAAGCAAATTGGAAAAGCTGCCGGCATGGTAATCTTGTTGTTACTATCCTCTACTGTAGCTTCAGCACAAACAGCCGAACCAATTGCAGCAACTACTTATGGAGGCTTAAGTGCGACCATGTTCTATACCTTATCGGTAGTAGTAGCTTTCGAAATTTTTATCATTATTTTTCTAATTTCATTTGTGAGATCCTTCTTAGGAATTTCAGATATGAAATCAGAAGAAAGAGCAGTGCAGGCTGAAAGCAAAGTGCAAGCCCCATCATTAATAGAAAAGTTTAATGCATCTGTTGCAGTTGAAGATGAAGCAGACATATTGCTAGATCACAATTATGACGGTATTCAGGAACTCGATAATAACCTTCCTCCTTGGTGGAAATATGGGTTTTATTTAACCATCGTTTTTGCAGGAATTTATCTTATTAATTACCATGTTCTAAAGACAGGCGATTTGCAAGGAGCTGAGTATACTAAGGAAATGGCCCAAGCAGCTGCAGACATTGCCGAATTTCAGAAAAATTCAGCGCTCTCAGTTGACGAAAATACAGTTACTGTTTTGAGCGACAAAGAAAGCTTAAGCAAGGGACAAGAAATATACATGAACAATTGCCTCGCTTGCCATGGTAAATTTGGGGAAGGACAAGTGGGTCCTAATTTTACCGACGATTATTGGATACATGGAGGTAAAATCAATGATATTTTTAAAACAATTAAATATGGATTTCCGGATAAGGGGATGAAGTCATGGAAAGAAGATTTATCGCCCATGCAAATTAGTTGTGTAGCATCCTATATTAAATCATTACGCGGTACCAATCCTGCAAATCAAAAAGAGAAGCAAGGTGAACTTTATGTAGAAAGCACTGCTACTGATACCACAGCTAAAGCCGCAACACCAACCGACACACTTAAAGTTGCAGTAGATACTGTAAAGAAAGCCAACAACTAATATGGAAAATAATAAAATGGAGTCCGATGAATCTTTTCGCGACTCCATTGCCACCATCGATAAACAAGGTAAACG containing:
- a CDS encoding heavy metal translocating P-type ATPase metal-binding domain-containing protein; translated protein: MEKVTYKVDHTCYHCGESCNNSTIRDSEKYFCCSGCKMVYDILNQNNLCTYYDISENPGITQKDEVRKNKFSFLEDAQVQAKLIQFTDGTNTRVLFYLPQMHCSSCIWLLENLHKINAGIKSSIVDFPKREITIDFNSKECTLKEVAELLTAIGYEPHINLSDLNEKEVKYTNRSRIFKLGIAGFCFGNIMMLSFPEYFSSGIYDERGFRDLFSYLILGLSLPVFFYSASEFYISAWKGLKHRFLNIDTPIVLAIVITFVRSVVEIINGTGSGYLDSMSGIVFFMLAGRIFQDRVQSSIAFDRDYKSYFPIAVAVKNGDKEESIPVSKLKVGDRLVIRHNELIPADSILFYGKASIDYSFVTGESLPVPKGIGEIIYAGGKQMGTAIEMEVVKEVSQSYLTQLWNNEAFHNDNEKQHSFIHQLSKSFTLILFSIAAIASIYWWIYDPSKIINSLTAILIVACPCSLLLSATFTNGNIIRIFNKNKFYIKNATVIEALANATTIVFDKTGTITKSESSALHYEGIELSDFQKQITRSLAAQSTHPLSKAVFNELSQFPLLTCTHFSESTGQGIQAFVAGSEVKMGSYFFIHGLYKSDDTASKVYIQVDGKNMGCFVLKNKYREGLSDLIANLRKKYSIALLSGDNDAEKKYLQNLLGNDAEILFYQTPQDKLNYIALLQKKGKKVIMIGDGLNDAGALRISNAGIAVNDNSNNFSPACDAVLNGAEFSKLANLISYAKEGKSIIIGSFVLSILYNFVGISFAAQGNLSPLIAAILMPASSISILIFTVGLSALFAKIRGLS
- the ccoS gene encoding cbb3-type cytochrome oxidase assembly protein CcoS is translated as MSVLVLLIGVSLIVALGFLFGFIWSVKNGQFDDDYTPSVRMLFDEETKASSGLKIKQSSSSKTIKKVKQV
- the ccoN gene encoding cytochrome-c oxidase, cbb3-type subunit I, with protein sequence MQIEKFSYDNKIVKMFAYATILWALVGMLAGLWVAFALAFPDLNLGLPYTSFGRLRPLHTNAVIFAFIGNGIFMGVYYSLQRLCKARMFSDALSKIHFWGWQLIIVSAALTLPFGITTGKEYAELEWPIDIAIALIWVVFGWNMFGTIIKRRERHLYVAIWFYIATFVTVAMLHIVNSIELPVSFLKSYSWYAGVQDALVQWWYGHNAVAFFLTTPYLGLMYYFIPKVAQRPVYSYRLSIIHFWALIFLYIWAGPHHLLYTALPDWAQSLGVVFSVMLIAPSWGGMINGLLTLRGAWDKVREDVVLKFMVVAVTAYGMATFEGPMLSLKSVNAIAHFTDWIVAHVHVGALGWNGFLTFGVLYWLIPKMFHTDLFSKKLANWHFWIGTLGIVFYAVPMYWAGFEQSKMWKQFTPEGQLQYQFLETVTYMKPFYLMRSIGGTLYLIGAVIMTYNLIKTIKAGSFVADEAAEAPALEKVHSKHSSEHWHRVIERKPIQMLIISLVVVVVGGVIEMVPTFLVQSNIPTIESVKPYTPLELQGRDIYIKEGCYTCHSQMVRPFRSETARYGEYSKAGEFVYDHPFQWGSKRTGPDLARLGGKYPDSWHFNHMLDPRSMAQQSIMPSYEWMLDNELDTSTTAAKIRAMITLGVPYPKDYDKIANADLIKQENEIVENLKRDKIETMPNREIVAMIAYLQRLGKDIKANPTSQSTNK
- a CDS encoding c-type cytochrome codes for the protein MFYTLSVVVAFEIFIIIFLISFVRSFLGISDMKSEERAVQAESKVQAPSLIEKFNASVAVEDEADILLDHNYDGIQELDNNLPPWWKYGFYLTIVFAGIYLINYHVLKTGDLQGAEYTKEMAQAAADIAEFQKNSALSVDENTVTVLSDKESLSKGQEIYMNNCLACHGKFGEGQVGPNFTDDYWIHGGKINDIFKTIKYGFPDKGMKSWKEDLSPMQISCVASYIKSLRGTNPANQKEKQGELYVESTATDTTAKAATPTDTLKVAVDTVKKANN